One window from the genome of Treponema sp. OMZ 838 encodes:
- a CDS encoding ATP-dependent Clp protease proteolytic subunit, with amino-acid sequence MNIFYNTEETSKEKTNDSANEQLMQKFLNTRQIILSGEVNKELAEKVIRQLLILEADSASKPIYVYIDSPGGDVDAGFAIFDMIRFIKPPVYTIGMGLVASAGALILLAAPKNYRLGLPNSHYLIHQPLSGIKGVATDIEIHAKEIEKIRVKINALIAEETGKDVADVAKDTDRDYWLSADEAAAYGLILQVIKTRSDLPKK; translated from the coding sequence ATGAATATTTTTTATAACACGGAAGAAACGTCAAAAGAAAAAACAAACGATAGTGCGAATGAGCAGCTGATGCAAAAATTCTTGAATACCCGTCAGATTATTCTGTCGGGCGAAGTGAATAAAGAACTGGCGGAAAAGGTTATCCGTCAGCTTTTGATCCTTGAAGCCGATTCCGCTTCAAAACCGATTTATGTGTATATCGATTCTCCCGGCGGAGATGTTGATGCCGGTTTTGCGATTTTTGATATGATCCGGTTTATTAAGCCGCCGGTTTATACGATTGGTATGGGATTGGTAGCCAGTGCAGGTGCTCTTATTCTTTTAGCGGCACCGAAGAACTACCGGCTTGGGCTTCCGAATAGTCACTACCTTATCCATCAGCCGTTATCCGGTATCAAAGGGGTTGCGACGGATATTGAAATCCATGCAAAAGAAATTGAAAAAATCCGCGTAAAAATCAATGCGCTTATCGCCGAAGAAACCGGTAAGGATGTAGCGGACGTTGCTAAAGATACCGACCGCGACTACTGGCTTTCGGCAGACGAAGCCGCCGCTTACGGGCTCATCTTACAGGTCATTAAAACCCGCAGCGATCTTCCCAAAAAATAA
- the xseA gene encoding exodeoxyribonuclease VII large subunit, protein MDHVYSIQEITGIIKSLFEQNFSSLRIAGEISNCRPSSTGHLYFTLKDEKAALQAVMFKGRTWTLGFEPKDGLKVIVSGSLSVYEQRGSYQIIVETMELAGEGAILKMLEERKQKLAREGLFDRDRKRPLPFFPLRIAVITSPTGAALRDILTVLSRRNRTVSVTVLPAPVQGAEAAPVLARQLETANRYKLGELIIIGRGGGSLEDLLPFSDEAVVRAVAASDIPVISAVGHEIDWALTDFAADVRAPTPSAAAELAVPVLDEITDTITQIQSDMLRSIGSALERIRLTIKGFTPESLEMKFRRIEQPLLMRLDDAKENLLYTMQARLTNTKHRLALLTRTIEGANPQEILNRGYSIVYNRQTGLVLRRAQDAAAARELRIRLADGEIAASTEE, encoded by the coding sequence ATGGATCACGTATATTCGATACAAGAGATTACCGGCATTATCAAATCGCTTTTTGAGCAAAATTTTTCCTCCCTCCGTATTGCGGGGGAGATTTCCAACTGCCGCCCTTCAAGCACCGGGCACCTCTATTTTACCCTAAAAGATGAAAAAGCCGCATTGCAAGCGGTTATGTTTAAAGGCCGTACATGGACGCTCGGCTTTGAGCCGAAAGACGGACTCAAGGTTATTGTATCAGGTTCGCTGTCGGTATATGAGCAGCGTGGTTCGTACCAGATAATCGTCGAAACGATGGAGCTTGCGGGAGAAGGCGCTATCCTAAAAATGCTGGAAGAGCGGAAGCAGAAACTTGCGCGCGAAGGCCTTTTTGACCGAGACAGGAAGCGCCCGTTGCCGTTTTTCCCGCTCCGTATCGCCGTGATTACCAGCCCAACGGGCGCCGCCCTGCGCGATATACTCACTGTGCTTTCGCGCAGGAACCGCACGGTAAGTGTTACCGTGCTTCCCGCTCCCGTGCAGGGAGCGGAGGCGGCTCCTGTGTTAGCTCGTCAGCTGGAAACCGCCAATCGGTATAAGCTTGGAGAGCTTATCATTATCGGAAGAGGCGGCGGCTCCTTGGAAGACCTGTTGCCCTTCTCCGATGAGGCTGTTGTCCGTGCTGTAGCCGCTTCGGATATTCCTGTTATCAGCGCAGTCGGGCACGAAATCGACTGGGCGCTTACTGATTTTGCAGCGGATGTACGCGCGCCTACGCCGTCTGCCGCCGCCGAACTTGCCGTACCGGTCTTGGATGAAATTACCGATACCATTACTCAAATACAATCCGATATGCTGCGTAGTATCGGCAGCGCTTTGGAAAGAATACGGCTTACGATTAAAGGGTTTACACCGGAGTCGCTTGAGATGAAATTCCGCCGTATCGAGCAGCCGCTTTTGATGCGCCTTGACGATGCGAAAGAAAATCTGCTGTACACAATGCAGGCGCGGCTGACTAATACAAAGCACCGGCTCGCCTTGCTGACCCGTACCATTGAAGGGGCAAACCCGCAAGAAATTCTCAACAGAGGGTATTCTATCGTCTACAACCGGCAGACGGGACTTGTACTCCGCCGTGCGCAGGATGCAGCAGCTGCTCGCGAACTCCGCATTAGACTCGCCGACGGAGAAATTGCCGCCTCTACCGAGGAGTAA
- a CDS encoding thymidine kinase produces MQLEPAQEQINAWFKNLGFPSLLMHEPKAHFDFTTASRRILVVGPMGSGKTEYAGHVWRDAQVARTKSGAVQKLTSGANSQKDLFDPASGIGSADRRYTFFARYSLDKERFPDYPDDALAYRGGYQRCGGNIATVGNSFSLEKLLQENPHIGTWIIDEAAFYDERLAYVIKKESDRRGLVFVMPTLLLNFRGEIFNATARLLVETATEIYPFSAYCEHPDCLQNGYNTYRYYIVNGVECPALYFDPLIIIGGDRKKEDPFEPNYCTRCDQHHFLPGKQYTFFTLKPLGIEASRGNMQPLMQELAAIQDDMEHSVLFNTFKTEYLDCANPSPERMNALRVPCIAERALIFLFAEQNLLSADQMRTLVKELHLNKEYLDKRLSDNKRPLVWN; encoded by the coding sequence ATGCAATTGGAACCGGCGCAAGAACAGATTAATGCATGGTTTAAAAACCTTGGTTTTCCTTCTTTATTGATGCATGAGCCGAAAGCTCATTTTGACTTTACTACCGCTTCCCGCCGTATTCTGGTAGTCGGGCCGATGGGGTCGGGGAAAACGGAATATGCGGGACACGTATGGCGGGATGCGCAAGTAGCCCGTACCAAAAGCGGCGCCGTACAAAAACTGACCAGCGGAGCAAACTCTCAAAAAGACTTGTTTGACCCTGCAAGCGGTATCGGCTCGGCGGATAGGCGATATACCTTTTTTGCACGCTACAGCTTAGATAAAGAGCGGTTCCCCGATTATCCCGATGATGCTCTCGCCTACCGCGGCGGCTATCAACGATGCGGAGGAAATATTGCAACGGTCGGCAATTCATTTTCGCTTGAAAAACTATTGCAAGAAAATCCGCATATCGGTACATGGATTATCGATGAAGCAGCCTTCTACGACGAACGGCTCGCGTATGTGATTAAAAAAGAAAGCGATCGGCGCGGGCTTGTATTTGTTATGCCGACCTTGCTGTTAAACTTTCGCGGTGAAATTTTTAATGCGACGGCACGGCTGCTGGTAGAAACGGCAACGGAAATATATCCGTTCTCCGCCTATTGCGAACATCCTGACTGTCTGCAAAACGGCTACAACACCTATCGGTACTACATTGTAAACGGCGTTGAATGCCCAGCCCTTTATTTTGATCCGCTGATTATCATCGGCGGAGACCGCAAAAAAGAAGACCCCTTTGAACCGAATTACTGTACCCGCTGTGACCAGCACCACTTTTTGCCGGGCAAGCAATACACATTCTTTACGCTAAAGCCGCTCGGAATAGAAGCAAGCAGAGGAAATATGCAGCCGCTTATGCAAGAGCTGGCAGCGATTCAAGATGATATGGAGCATTCCGTATTGTTTAATACGTTTAAGACCGAATATCTCGATTGTGCCAATCCTTCTCCGGAACGGATGAATGCGCTCCGTGTTCCCTGCATTGCGGAACGGGCGCTCATCTTCCTGTTTGCCGAACAGAATTTGCTCTCCGCCGATCAAATGCGCACATTAGTAAAAGAGCTGCACCTAAATAAGGAATATCTTGATAAGCGGCTGTCCGATAACAAACGGCCGCTTGTGTGGAACTGA
- the lepB gene encoding signal peptidase I → MDTVLALLWFGIVVLKAVTVHYLKNKNLQKYFPDIQPIQKKKIPSSKGTSIGEIIKIILTGHRGKKPVREIIKRVLIELLEWVDAAFYAIFFVLLINIFIFQVYRIPTESMVPQFMIGDTVVGLKTPSGPAFPLSSFRLPRWKTYKRGDIVIFSNPNYPDTPKAQLKTFMSQLVYMLTLAQVNINTDENGKPKPDPLVKRVTGLPGEKLMLVDGVLYVKHRGDTEFLPVEEDRLYANWDLASLPESERRLIKDILISAADLRVLESVEAQRKELNLTDAVKQTESIVNRLSLLKHNKDTAVAADFLQESGYEILTLFRANDTISREILTTNGGLAWFRSFMTGWIPYWQSSEAQHASLYEKRFAQLNALIKLCFGKIVIRNIELFRANATAEQFINDEVRNRLLEEAQNYVFYLAWTNQRNMNVFPAGKDEYIPENAYFMMGDNRFNSTDMRHTTGFKLTSVDKNDAQSIRFYSNVEPKYVPAEKILGTTILRVFPFSRFGAL, encoded by the coding sequence ATGGATACCGTACTTGCATTGCTGTGGTTCGGCATCGTTGTTCTGAAAGCGGTAACGGTTCATTATCTGAAAAATAAAAATTTACAAAAATATTTTCCGGATATTCAACCCATTCAAAAGAAAAAAATTCCTTCGAGCAAGGGAACGTCAATTGGCGAAATAATAAAAATCATTTTAACAGGACACCGTGGGAAAAAACCGGTTAGAGAAATAATAAAACGAGTTTTAATTGAACTGTTGGAATGGGTCGATGCTGCTTTTTACGCGATCTTTTTTGTGTTACTCATCAATATCTTTATCTTTCAAGTATACCGTATCCCAACGGAATCTATGGTGCCGCAATTTATGATCGGTGATACGGTTGTCGGCCTTAAAACTCCTTCGGGGCCCGCTTTTCCGCTTTCTTCTTTTAGACTGCCGCGATGGAAAACATATAAACGCGGCGATATTGTTATTTTCAGCAACCCGAATTACCCCGACACGCCCAAGGCACAGCTTAAAACCTTTATGTCGCAGCTAGTCTATATGCTCACGCTTGCACAGGTGAATATAAACACTGATGAGAACGGCAAACCGAAACCGGATCCGTTGGTTAAGCGGGTTACCGGACTACCCGGAGAAAAACTCATGCTGGTTGATGGAGTATTGTATGTTAAGCACCGCGGCGACACGGAATTTTTACCGGTAGAAGAAGATCGGCTCTATGCCAACTGGGATTTAGCGAGTCTTCCTGAATCGGAACGCCGTTTAATCAAAGATATACTCATCAGTGCCGCAGATTTGCGTGTGCTGGAATCGGTCGAAGCTCAGCGGAAAGAACTCAACTTAACCGATGCGGTAAAGCAAACAGAATCGATTGTCAATCGGCTTTCGCTTTTAAAGCATAATAAGGATACGGCAGTAGCGGCGGATTTCTTGCAGGAATCGGGATATGAGATACTCACCCTCTTCCGTGCCAATGACACGATAAGCCGCGAAATTTTAACGACCAACGGCGGGCTTGCATGGTTCCGCAGCTTTATGACGGGATGGATTCCCTACTGGCAAAGCAGCGAAGCACAGCATGCGTCATTATATGAAAAACGGTTTGCGCAGTTAAATGCGCTTATCAAACTCTGCTTCGGTAAAATCGTTATCCGTAATATCGAACTTTTCCGTGCAAACGCTACGGCAGAGCAATTCATCAACGACGAAGTGCGGAATAGACTTTTGGAAGAAGCGCAAAATTACGTCTTTTATCTTGCATGGACTAATCAGCGCAACATGAATGTCTTTCCTGCGGGAAAGGATGAGTACATTCCCGAAAACGCATATTTTATGATGGGCGACAACCGGTTTAATTCAACCGATATGCGCCATACCACTGGTTTTAAACTGACTTCCGTTGATAAGAACGATGCACAATCCATTCGGTTTTACAGTAATGTCGAACCGAAATATGTCCCTGCAGAAAAGATACTCGGCACCACAATACTGCGGGTATTCCCCTTCTCACGATTTGGAGCTTTATAA
- a CDS encoding DUF4160 domain-containing protein produces MPKYFSFKVAGYYLYFTSKCIIEAFHVYASDSKLTEESSAKFFVKDNGDTVIQNRGILTDRELRKIQEFIKEKYIQMYEKWCEYSHESFYIGK; encoded by the coding sequence ATGCCGAAATATTTTTCATTTAAGGTTGCCGGGTATTATTTATATTTTACATCAAAATGCATTATTGAGGCATTTCATGTATATGCAAGTGATTCTAAATTAACCGAAGAAAGTTCTGCTAAGTTTTTCGTAAAAGATAATGGAGATACTGTAATTCAAAATAGAGGTATCTTGACGGATAGAGAATTAAGAAAGATACAGGAATTTATCAAAGAAAAATATATTCAGATGTATGAAAAATGGTGTGAATACAGTCATGAAAGTTTTTATATTGGAAAATAA
- a CDS encoding polynucleotide kinase-phosphatase, whose product MEIRIPKTALVLLVGASGSGKSSFAKKHFAQYEIVSSDACRGIVSNDENNQAASNDAFELFYYIISMRLKKGLLTVADATNIQPDARKKLISIARSFHVLPVAIVFDMPQELCERRNQQRTDRNVLPHVIRRQLQDLKRSLKSIKKEGFKKLYTFRSGEEADNVPAIVREKLYNDKAELHGPFDIIGDVHGCYEELIELLQKLRYILEKTADDGTNYGLKVSHPENRTVIFLGDLIDRGPASPAVLKLVMSMVRSGTALCVPGNHDMKLHKKLTGKAVQEKHGLAETLRQLEGETDAFKNDVKEFLYGLVSHYVLDAGKLVVAHAGLKEEMQGRGSGAVRSFCLYGETTGETDEFGLPVRYNWAAEYRGRAKVVYGHTPVPSAQWLNNTIDIDTGCVFGGSLTALRYPEEELVSVPAHTMYCKPVKPLEAECCRTGSALIHEAAIAEVPASNEAVQPSVNIAAVYGASNALKNLQADSSNTAHNTIMSLQQQDDDVLDIEDVTGRRIVQTRLKNNILIRQENSIAALEAMSRFAVNPKWLIYLPPTMSPCETSALDGFLEYPAEAIGYYKNRGVQAVVCEEKHMGSRAVLVICKDEQTAAHRFGITGEGFGICYTRTGRNFFNEPETEQAFLTKVRDGLTRSGFWEKHQTDWVCLDAELMPWSVKAQSLIQAQYAATGSAALNALAEAEAVLRVTAQRGIEGAHEMLHTFAEKKHAAEKFVSAYRAYCWEVTGIDDYKLAPFHILATEGAVHADKTHQWHMEQIAEICRADSTLFKLTPYKMVHLDNEAEIADTVAWWLELTGKGGEGMVVKPYQFTAYGTDGTLLQPAVKCRGKEYLRIIYGPEYCKQENLTRLKKRGLAKKRSLALQEFSLGIEALERFVRKEPLRRIHESVFGVLAMESEPTDPRL is encoded by the coding sequence ATGGAAATTAGAATACCAAAAACAGCCTTAGTCCTGCTCGTGGGCGCTTCCGGCTCAGGAAAGAGCAGCTTTGCTAAAAAACATTTCGCTCAGTATGAAATCGTTTCGTCGGATGCGTGCCGCGGTATTGTTTCCAATGATGAAAATAATCAGGCAGCCTCAAACGATGCCTTTGAACTGTTCTACTATATTATTTCAATGCGGTTGAAAAAAGGATTACTCACGGTTGCAGATGCGACGAATATTCAGCCTGATGCACGGAAAAAACTCATCAGCATTGCCCGTTCCTTTCACGTACTGCCTGTTGCTATCGTCTTTGATATGCCGCAGGAGTTATGCGAAAGGAGAAATCAGCAACGCACAGACCGGAACGTTCTGCCCCATGTTATCCGGCGGCAGCTGCAGGATTTAAAGCGTTCCCTCAAAAGTATAAAAAAAGAAGGCTTTAAAAAACTCTACACATTCCGGTCGGGAGAAGAGGCCGATAACGTGCCCGCAATTGTGCGGGAGAAGCTCTATAACGATAAGGCTGAGCTGCATGGCCCCTTCGATATTATCGGGGATGTACACGGCTGTTACGAAGAGTTGATTGAGTTGCTGCAAAAACTCAGGTATATACTAGAAAAAACAGCAGATGACGGCACCAACTACGGGTTAAAAGTCAGTCATCCTGAAAACCGCACGGTCATTTTTTTAGGTGATTTGATTGACCGAGGCCCCGCATCGCCCGCCGTACTCAAACTGGTTATGAGCATGGTCAGAAGCGGTACAGCGCTCTGTGTTCCAGGCAACCATGATATGAAGCTCCACAAAAAACTCACCGGAAAGGCAGTGCAGGAAAAACACGGCTTGGCTGAAACACTCCGGCAGCTTGAAGGTGAAACCGATGCATTCAAGAACGATGTAAAAGAATTTTTGTACGGGCTTGTCAGTCACTATGTGTTGGATGCAGGAAAGCTCGTGGTTGCCCATGCGGGGCTCAAAGAAGAGATGCAGGGACGCGGTTCGGGAGCGGTACGCTCGTTCTGTTTGTATGGAGAAACCACCGGAGAAACGGATGAGTTCGGCTTACCGGTGCGGTACAACTGGGCAGCGGAATACCGTGGACGTGCAAAGGTTGTGTACGGGCATACCCCTGTACCATCCGCACAATGGCTGAACAACACCATCGATATTGACACAGGCTGTGTTTTCGGCGGCTCCCTCACCGCGCTGCGTTACCCCGAAGAGGAACTCGTTTCGGTACCGGCGCACACAATGTATTGCAAACCGGTGAAGCCGCTTGAGGCTGAATGCTGCAGAACCGGAAGTGCACTGATACACGAAGCCGCTATCGCAGAAGTTCCGGCAAGCAACGAAGCTGTACAGCCGTCGGTCAATATAGCGGCAGTGTACGGTGCATCCAACGCGCTGAAAAACCTGCAAGCGGATAGCAGCAACACTGCACACAATACAATCATGTCATTGCAGCAGCAAGATGATGATGTGCTCGATATAGAAGACGTAACGGGGCGGCGGATTGTTCAAACACGGCTGAAAAACAACATTTTGATTCGGCAAGAAAACTCCATTGCCGCCCTTGAAGCGATGAGCCGGTTTGCGGTAAACCCTAAGTGGCTTATCTACCTGCCGCCTACCATGTCTCCCTGCGAAACAAGCGCACTCGACGGCTTCTTGGAATATCCCGCCGAAGCAATCGGCTATTACAAAAACCGCGGGGTTCAAGCGGTGGTTTGCGAAGAAAAGCACATGGGGTCCCGCGCGGTACTCGTTATCTGCAAAGATGAACAGACCGCAGCGCACCGCTTCGGTATTACCGGGGAAGGCTTTGGTATCTGTTATACCCGCACGGGGCGGAACTTTTTTAATGAGCCTGAAACCGAACAAGCGTTTCTAACCAAAGTGCGGGATGGGCTTACCCGTTCAGGCTTTTGGGAAAAGCATCAGACCGATTGGGTGTGTCTGGATGCAGAACTGATGCCGTGGTCGGTAAAGGCGCAGAGCCTTATTCAGGCGCAATATGCAGCAACGGGATCTGCGGCACTCAATGCACTTGCGGAAGCGGAAGCCGTGCTGCGTGTAACGGCACAGCGCGGTATAGAAGGCGCTCACGAGATGCTGCATACCTTTGCAGAAAAAAAGCATGCAGCGGAAAAATTTGTTTCCGCATACCGCGCCTATTGCTGGGAGGTTACCGGCATCGATGATTACAAACTTGCACCGTTCCATATTTTAGCAACGGAGGGTGCTGTTCATGCCGATAAAACCCACCAATGGCACATGGAACAGATCGCCGAGATCTGCCGTGCGGATTCCACGCTTTTTAAACTAACGCCGTATAAAATGGTGCATTTGGACAATGAGGCGGAAATTGCCGATACGGTAGCGTGGTGGCTTGAGCTTACAGGTAAGGGCGGCGAAGGAATGGTGGTAAAGCCGTATCAATTTACCGCTTATGGTACGGACGGTACGCTTTTGCAGCCTGCCGTAAAATGCCGCGGGAAAGAATATCTCCGGATTATCTATGGGCCGGAATATTGCAAGCAGGAAAACCTTACCCGGCTTAAAAAACGGGGACTTGCAAAAAAGCGGAGCCTTGCGCTCCAGGAGTTTTCCCTCGGTATCGAAGCGCTCGAACGCTTTGTACGGAAGGAACCGCTTCGGCGCATTCACGAAAGCGTATTCGGCGTACTTGCTATGGAAAGTGAGCCGACCGACCCGCGGCTGTAA
- a CDS encoding 3' terminal RNA ribose 2'-O-methyltransferase Hen1 — protein MLLTITAEGENAAALSFLLHKHPDKLQQVELSVGAAYIFYPECGKEKVTAALLLDIDPIGMVRNAKNFAGKDFLLGQYVNDRPYVASSFMSSAISKAFSSAMNGSCKEHPDYTELPLALTAKISVLPAPRGGELLIKRLFEPLGYTVEAERHLLDTQFPAWGYGKYFTLTLKNTLTLKELLSHLYVLIPVLDTEKHYFITQNEVEKLLQKGKGWLEQHPEREIIVSRYLINLKSLVRSAFEVLQAAEEGIIPDTDNENEQDELTKIEDTAAAHTQLQKAKKERLHDIRLKLVAEKLKQSGAASVIDLGCGDGNLLRLLLKEKQFTRIAGTDVSYSELEKSQDKLHWNEMPEKQRERLSLFQSSLTYRDKRFSGFDAAAVVEVIEHLDPNRLPALEKSLFTYAKPQTIVLTTPNREYNVRYENLSAGKVRHSDHRFEWTRSEFAAWAERVAHENNYTVAFFPVGEEEENIGAPSQMAVFTYGN, from the coding sequence ATGTTATTAACCATAACGGCGGAAGGAGAGAATGCCGCAGCTTTAAGCTTTTTGCTGCACAAGCATCCCGATAAATTACAGCAGGTTGAGCTGTCAGTCGGGGCTGCCTATATATTTTATCCGGAGTGCGGAAAAGAAAAAGTGACAGCGGCGCTCCTTTTGGATATTGATCCGATCGGTATGGTACGTAACGCAAAGAATTTTGCCGGGAAAGATTTTTTACTGGGGCAGTATGTCAACGACCGGCCGTATGTTGCGTCTTCTTTTATGAGCAGCGCAATTTCAAAGGCGTTTTCGAGTGCGATGAACGGCAGCTGTAAAGAGCATCCCGACTATACTGAGCTGCCGCTTGCCTTAACCGCCAAAATCTCCGTGCTGCCGGCGCCGCGGGGCGGTGAACTGTTGATTAAACGGCTCTTTGAACCGCTCGGGTACACGGTTGAAGCGGAACGGCACCTGCTCGACACGCAGTTTCCCGCGTGGGGCTACGGAAAGTATTTTACCCTGACGCTTAAAAATACGCTGACGCTGAAAGAATTGCTTTCCCACCTCTATGTACTCATTCCTGTTTTGGATACCGAAAAACACTATTTTATCACACAGAATGAAGTTGAAAAATTGTTGCAAAAGGGTAAGGGCTGGCTTGAGCAGCACCCTGAACGGGAAATCATTGTTTCGCGGTATTTAATCAACCTAAAATCGCTGGTGCGTTCCGCCTTTGAAGTACTGCAGGCAGCGGAAGAAGGTATCATACCCGACACTGATAATGAGAATGAGCAAGATGAACTTACGAAAATAGAAGATACTGCTGCCGCTCACACTCAGCTGCAAAAAGCAAAAAAAGAGCGGCTCCATGACATACGGCTCAAACTTGTCGCAGAAAAATTGAAGCAGAGCGGGGCTGCAAGCGTTATTGATTTAGGCTGCGGCGACGGCAATCTGCTCAGACTACTCTTAAAAGAAAAGCAGTTTACCCGGATTGCCGGTACTGATGTTTCTTATTCGGAATTAGAAAAAAGCCAAGACAAACTCCACTGGAACGAAATGCCTGAAAAGCAGCGCGAGCGGCTTTCGCTCTTTCAAAGTTCACTGACCTATCGGGATAAACGGTTCAGCGGGTTTGATGCTGCAGCCGTTGTTGAGGTAATAGAACACCTCGATCCCAACCGCTTGCCTGCGTTGGAAAAATCTCTATTTACCTACGCAAAGCCTCAGACCATTGTGCTGACTACGCCGAACCGGGAATACAATGTACGGTACGAAAATCTTTCAGCAGGAAAAGTGCGGCACAGCGATCACCGGTTTGAATGGACACGCTCGGAATTTGCAGCATGGGCGGAACGGGTTGCGCATGAAAACAATTATACGGTTGCATTTTTCCCAGTCGGTGAAGAAGAAGAAAACATAGGAGCGCCGTCTCAGATGGCGGTATTTACGTATGGAAATTAG